A window of Haloarcula sp. H-GB4 contains these coding sequences:
- a CDS encoding RNA-binding protein translates to MEVKSRHHLRSDEVDTITTALSENLGVELDADSFEKVEFDDSDWDVVLVDGDPLVLYLNGEPFLTVQGANQYPPEKHIVTVDAGAVSFVSDGADIMRPGITEADDDISQDDLIVINEESHGKFLAVGRAQTDGDDMVGDSGKVVKSLHHVGDDLFEFSV, encoded by the coding sequence ATGGAAGTCAAGTCGCGACACCACCTCCGTTCGGATGAGGTCGACACCATCACGACGGCACTGTCGGAGAACCTCGGTGTCGAACTCGACGCGGACAGCTTCGAGAAAGTCGAGTTCGACGACAGCGACTGGGACGTCGTCCTCGTCGACGGCGACCCGCTCGTCCTCTATCTGAACGGCGAACCGTTCCTGACCGTTCAGGGTGCCAATCAGTACCCGCCGGAGAAACACATCGTCACCGTCGACGCCGGGGCTGTCTCCTTTGTCTCGGACGGCGCTGACATCATGCGCCCGGGTATCACCGAGGCCGACGACGACATCAGTCAGGACGACCTGATCGTCATCAACGAGGAGTCCCATGGGAAGTTCCTCGCTGTCGGCCGCGCACAGACCGACGGCGACGACATGGTCGGTGACAGCGGGAAGGTCGTCAAATCGCTCCACCACGTCGGCGACGACCTGTTCGAGTTCTCGGTGTAG
- a CDS encoding ABC transporter ATP-binding protein, with protein sequence MCPPAPAIVTEGLTKRYSGVSAIESLDLTVPRGSVFGFLGPNGAGKTSTIRILTTLTNPTSGTARVAGESVADRAAVVEHIGFLPEEPPLYDELTGREQLEYVAGLRGHEDWDRVESLLDRFDLDADADRRVETYSKGMKQKLGLVQALLHDPDVLFLDEPTSGLDPRAARTVRDTINEVAAADTTVFLSTHILPVVEELADTVGVLYDGDLVAEGSPAELTDGVESGSTLEDVFLDVTSEHPGER encoded by the coding sequence ATGTGCCCTCCAGCACCCGCAATCGTCACCGAGGGGTTGACGAAGCGCTACAGCGGCGTCTCGGCAATAGAATCCCTCGACCTGACGGTTCCTCGCGGGAGTGTTTTCGGTTTTCTCGGCCCCAACGGTGCGGGCAAGACCTCGACGATTCGCATCCTGACGACGTTGACGAACCCGACGAGCGGCACCGCACGGGTGGCGGGCGAGTCGGTCGCCGACCGCGCCGCAGTGGTCGAACACATCGGCTTCCTGCCCGAAGAGCCCCCGCTGTACGACGAACTCACCGGCCGCGAACAGCTGGAGTACGTCGCTGGCTTGCGCGGGCACGAGGATTGGGACCGCGTGGAGTCGCTGCTCGACCGGTTCGACCTCGACGCGGACGCCGACCGGCGTGTCGAGACGTACTCGAAGGGGATGAAACAGAAGCTCGGCCTCGTTCAGGCGCTGTTGCACGACCCCGACGTTCTCTTTCTGGACGAACCGACTTCGGGACTTGACCCGCGGGCTGCTCGGACAGTTCGTGATACCATCAACGAAGTCGCGGCCGCTGACACAACGGTCTTCCTCTCGACACACATCCTGCCCGTCGTCGAGGAGCTAGCGGACACCGTCGGCGTCCTGTACGACGGCGACCTCGTCGCTGAGGGGTCACCAGCGGAACTGACTGACGGCGTCGAGTCCGGGAGCACGCTCGAAGACGTGTTCCTCGACGTGACCAGCGAGCACCCGGGTGAGCGATGA
- a CDS encoding ABC transporter permease encodes MNQNTTQFLTLVRREILRFVRRPYNTFLPPIITNALYFSVFGVILGSRIGEIAGVSYLQFVLPGLVVLGAISDSFENASFTIFHGRWNDYIQAVLTSPMSNRSMVAAYVSASALRGVVTSLLIVGVGLIFTPVPVANPVYLVSFLLVITTLFGGLGVIGGLWASDFDYLTVMNQFILRPLVFFGAVFYSLEVLPAFWRNVSLLNPMVYMVNGVRYGMIGVTEIDPNTSLAVLTGTTVVVLSIDYVLFRRGYGLAE; translated from the coding sequence ATGAACCAGAACACGACGCAGTTTCTGACGCTGGTCCGCCGGGAAATCCTTCGGTTCGTGCGCCGGCCGTACAATACGTTCCTCCCGCCGATCATCACGAACGCGCTGTACTTCTCCGTGTTCGGCGTGATTCTGGGGAGCCGAATCGGTGAAATCGCTGGCGTGAGCTACCTCCAGTTCGTCCTGCCTGGACTGGTTGTGCTCGGAGCTATCTCAGACAGCTTCGAGAACGCCTCCTTCACTATCTTCCACGGACGCTGGAACGACTACATTCAGGCTGTGCTTACATCGCCGATGTCGAACCGAAGTATGGTGGCGGCCTACGTCTCGGCCAGCGCGCTCCGGGGGGTCGTCACGTCGCTGCTGATCGTCGGCGTGGGACTGATATTCACTCCGGTTCCGGTCGCTAACCCCGTGTATCTTGTCTCGTTCCTGCTGGTGATTACCACGCTGTTCGGCGGACTCGGCGTCATCGGCGGCCTCTGGGCGAGTGACTTCGACTACCTGACGGTGATGAATCAGTTCATCCTCCGGCCACTGGTGTTCTTCGGCGCGGTGTTCTACTCGCTCGAAGTTCTTCCGGCATTCTGGCGGAACGTCTCGCTGCTCAACCCGATGGTGTACATGGTGAATGGCGTGCGCTACGGCATGATCGGCGTCACCGAAATCGACCCGAACACGTCGCTGGCCGTTCTGACCGGGACGACCGTGGTTGTGCTGTCAATCGACTACGTGCTGTTCAGGCGCGGCTACGGACTCGCCGAATAG
- a CDS encoding ABC transporter ATP-binding protein, which yields MTEPAIRASGLQKRYGDVQALDDLELTVEQGEFFGLLGPNGAGKTTFINTLVGLVHKDRGTAEVFGFDVEDDYREARDRIGVAPQEFNVDRFFPIIEVLEHKAGYHGIGRAEARERAEDALKTVGIWDKRDTRFDWLSGGMKRRFVLARALVSDPDLLILDEPTAGVDVQLRHDLWDIINRMNDAGTTILLTTHYIEEAERLCDRVAIMDDGQKVEVATPDDLMARGTDTIVLELAEMPRTAPRLDVDGITDIELTDEGLAVTAMGGSQTAPAIMRDLEAQGHTVTSLDIRRASLEEVFVDMTRDDREYAEVSA from the coding sequence ATGACTGAACCGGCGATACGCGCCAGTGGGTTACAGAAGCGCTACGGCGATGTGCAAGCGCTTGACGACTTGGAACTGACAGTCGAACAGGGTGAGTTCTTCGGATTGCTCGGGCCAAACGGAGCCGGCAAGACGACATTCATCAACACGCTGGTCGGCCTCGTCCACAAGGACCGCGGGACCGCTGAGGTGTTCGGATTCGACGTTGAAGACGACTACCGAGAGGCTCGTGACCGTATCGGCGTCGCGCCACAGGAGTTCAACGTCGACCGTTTCTTCCCTATCATCGAGGTGCTCGAACACAAGGCTGGCTACCACGGCATCGGTCGGGCCGAGGCCCGCGAGCGCGCCGAAGACGCGCTGAAGACGGTCGGGATCTGGGACAAGCGAGACACGCGCTTCGACTGGCTCTCTGGCGGCATGAAACGCCGCTTCGTCCTCGCGCGTGCGCTCGTCTCTGACCCGGACCTGCTCATCCTCGACGAGCCGACGGCCGGGGTCGATGTCCAGCTTCGTCACGATCTCTGGGATATTATCAACCGGATGAATGACGCTGGGACGACGATTTTGCTGACGACCCATTATATCGAGGAGGCCGAACGTCTCTGTGACCGGGTCGCAATCATGGATGACGGGCAGAAAGTCGAAGTGGCGACCCCCGACGACCTGATGGCCCGCGGGACGGACACTATCGTTCTCGAACTCGCTGAGATGCCACGGACAGCCCCGAGGCTCGACGTTGACGGGATCACCGACATCGAACTGACTGACGAGGGGCTGGCCGTCACCGCAATGGGCGGGAGCCAGACCGCCCCGGCGATCATGCGTGACCTCGAAGCGCAGGGCCACACTGTCACATCGCTGGACATCCGCCGCGCGTCCCTCGAAGAGGTGTTCGTCGACATGACCCGCGACGACCGCGAGTACGCGGAGGTGTCCGCATGA
- a CDS encoding transcription antitermination protein — MDAGATIDAVRDQTETERDRLGSDKVLIAATDATLETEAVLTAATIREAGLADILGQWAAETDSDVAAQFEAATEAATERANRIDADAGGPDGFIDHLETVSGTARRVGAGLVAAPLVADRFYLQVVSFFINEADEQRADMFREIRREASALDDGETALGHLSESERETAAAAATEAIDSAYDDYAETLEAMGLDPKPIC; from the coding sequence ATGGACGCTGGAGCCACTATCGACGCCGTCCGTGACCAGACCGAGACGGAGCGAGACAGACTGGGCTCGGACAAGGTGCTTATCGCAGCAACAGATGCAACACTGGAGACGGAGGCGGTGCTCACAGCAGCGACAATCCGTGAGGCAGGGCTTGCAGATATCCTCGGCCAGTGGGCCGCCGAGACAGACAGCGACGTGGCGGCGCAGTTCGAGGCAGCCACCGAGGCCGCGACCGAGCGGGCGAACCGCATCGACGCAGACGCCGGTGGCCCAGATGGATTCATCGACCACCTCGAAACCGTCAGCGGGACTGCACGGCGCGTCGGGGCAGGCCTCGTCGCCGCGCCACTGGTCGCCGACCGGTTCTACCTGCAGGTGGTGAGCTTCTTCATCAACGAGGCGGATGAACAGCGGGCCGATATGTTCCGCGAGATTCGACGGGAGGCGTCGGCACTTGATGACGGGGAGACCGCCCTCGGACACCTCTCGGAATCCGAGCGTGAGACGGCAGCGGCGGCCGCGACCGAAGCCATCGATTCGGCGTACGACGACTACGCGGAAACGCTGGAGGCGATGGGACTGGACCCCAAGCCGATCTGTTAA
- a CDS encoding MBL fold metallo-hydrolase yields MAEDYPDPPTDPPSLSAATLQAKLDAGESVRLLDVRDRDEYEQWRIRGEAVTATQLPFMKFLQAKVTGEVDDVVGKVAGTGPITVVCGRGEASAFVAGLLTEHGVEAQNLSDGMEGWARLYEAREIPCDAATVLQYRRPSSGCLGYMIVSDGSAAVIDPLRAFTDRYVADAADRDASLTYAIDTHVHADHVSGVRRLAEETGAEPILSERAVARGVEDVTALADNETLRVGSATLEPCPLPGHTTGMTGFIIGDVLLAGDSVFLDSVARPDLEAGTDGARDLAHDLHRTLTDRLAALSDETLVAPGHYSESTVPANDGTFTASLGTLRDRVSGFTMDREAFVEYVCDGISPRPANFKRVIAVNLGTETADDNTAFELELGPNNCAAAPTDTV; encoded by the coding sequence ATGGCCGAGGACTACCCTGACCCGCCGACGGACCCGCCGTCACTATCGGCAGCGACGTTGCAGGCGAAGCTGGACGCCGGTGAATCAGTCCGGCTGCTCGACGTCCGTGACCGCGACGAGTACGAGCAGTGGCGGATTCGCGGCGAGGCGGTGACGGCGACACAGCTTCCCTTTATGAAGTTCCTTCAGGCGAAGGTGACCGGCGAGGTGGACGACGTTGTCGGCAAGGTGGCCGGCACCGGACCGATAACGGTCGTCTGTGGCCGCGGCGAAGCCAGCGCCTTCGTCGCCGGCTTACTGACTGAACACGGCGTTGAGGCGCAGAACCTCAGCGACGGCATGGAGGGGTGGGCGCGGCTCTACGAAGCTCGCGAGATTCCGTGTGACGCCGCAACTGTCCTCCAGTACCGTCGCCCGTCGTCGGGCTGTCTCGGTTACATGATCGTCAGCGATGGCTCGGCTGCCGTCATCGACCCGCTCCGGGCCTTTACCGACCGGTACGTCGCCGACGCTGCCGACCGCGATGCCTCGCTCACCTACGCTATCGACACGCACGTCCACGCCGACCACGTGAGTGGCGTTCGCCGCCTCGCCGAAGAAACCGGTGCTGAGCCGATCCTTTCCGAGCGGGCGGTCGCCCGCGGTGTCGAGGACGTGACTGCACTGGCCGACAACGAAACGCTACGTGTCGGCTCGGCTACGCTGGAGCCTTGTCCCCTACCCGGCCATACGACTGGCATGACTGGCTTCATTATCGGCGACGTGCTTCTGGCCGGCGACAGCGTCTTCCTCGATAGCGTCGCCCGGCCAGACCTCGAAGCCGGGACCGACGGCGCTCGTGACCTCGCCCACGACCTCCATCGCACGCTGACCGACCGACTCGCGGCGCTATCCGACGAGACACTCGTCGCCCCGGGCCACTACAGCGAGTCGACGGTGCCGGCTAACGACGGCACGTTCACAGCCTCGCTGGGCACGCTCCGAGACCGGGTCTCAGGGTTCACAATGGACCGCGAGGCGTTTGTCGAGTACGTCTGTGACGGTATCTCGCCGCGCCCCGCCAACTTCAAGCGGGTTATCGCCGTCAACCTCGGAACGGAGACGGCCGACGACAACACCGCGTTCGAACTCGAACTCGGCCCGAACAACTGCGCGGCTGCGCCGACGGACACAGTGTGA
- a CDS encoding DUF5658 family protein: protein MARPDHAFRPFLVRLEKPSYIELVFSLVLVWGFGDALSTLFAAQFAGPGLEANPWIRTLLIHEPLLVIALKMAVVLYVGVVLLECRDVVEQVPLWRAWLLSVVALGAVVVLGNTYVGLVAAAA, encoded by the coding sequence ATGGCCCGCCCTGACCACGCATTTCGTCCCTTCTTAGTTCGCCTCGAAAAGCCTAGCTACATCGAACTGGTGTTCTCGCTGGTGCTCGTCTGGGGCTTTGGCGACGCGCTGTCGACGCTGTTCGCCGCGCAGTTTGCCGGGCCAGGGCTGGAAGCAAACCCCTGGATACGGACCCTCCTTATCCACGAACCGTTGCTCGTGATTGCCCTGAAGATGGCCGTGGTCCTCTACGTTGGCGTCGTCCTGCTGGAGTGTCGCGACGTGGTTGAGCAGGTCCCGCTGTGGCGGGCTTGGCTCCTGTCTGTCGTCGCCCTCGGCGCGGTTGTCGTCCTCGGCAACACCTATGTCGGCCTGGTCGCGGCCGCCGCTTAG
- a CDS encoding ribonuclease R family protein translates to MTTEDAQAAAGTAEGQGPVEIDPEMARHLENKREELFEKFGIPDEFPPEVLEEAKERTQGVQAEIEDEVDKRQDLREMTTWTTDPIDAQDFDDAISIEEREDEIVLWVHIADVTHYVNPDTKMWEQAVERGNTVYLPAYTVHMLPPVLAETVCSLVPNEDRLAHTVEMHLDKENLGYEDINIYKSVIRSDARLTYTEAERLLDEPETAEDVLEDQSVDLAEKTERVWELADAMHEQRKEEGSLVLNPARDRAHTIIEECMLKANKAVTHELMWDRGVEAMYRVHPQPSPDEWDEALVEIQELDGVSIPGDAWDDPRKAVNATLEQAPGRQLDKIQWAVMKVMPRAKYMNDPFGGHHALNFEIYGHFTSPIRRLSDLINHWIVYTNDVPEDLIALCDRASDRQKDAEQCEREYKNFLQEVGLDPSAVNNRGIEVVENPDDENDTDADADAANAAVEE, encoded by the coding sequence ATGACTACAGAGGACGCGCAGGCGGCCGCCGGGACCGCCGAGGGGCAAGGCCCCGTCGAGATCGACCCGGAGATGGCGCGACATCTGGAGAACAAGCGCGAGGAACTGTTCGAGAAGTTCGGCATCCCCGACGAGTTCCCGCCCGAGGTACTGGAGGAGGCCAAAGAGCGCACGCAGGGCGTTCAGGCCGAAATCGAGGACGAGGTCGACAAGCGGCAGGACCTCCGGGAGATGACCACCTGGACAACTGACCCTATCGACGCGCAGGACTTCGATGACGCCATCTCCATCGAGGAGCGCGAGGACGAGATCGTCCTCTGGGTCCACATTGCCGACGTGACCCACTACGTCAACCCCGACACGAAGATGTGGGAGCAGGCCGTCGAGCGGGGGAATACCGTTTATCTCCCGGCCTACACCGTCCACATGCTGCCGCCCGTCCTCGCCGAGACCGTCTGTTCGCTCGTGCCCAACGAGGACCGCCTAGCCCACACCGTCGAGATGCACCTCGACAAGGAGAACCTCGGCTACGAGGATATCAACATCTACAAGTCCGTCATCCGCTCGGACGCTCGACTGACCTACACCGAGGCCGAGCGCCTGCTGGACGAGCCGGAGACCGCGGAGGACGTGCTGGAAGACCAGAGCGTCGACCTCGCGGAGAAGACCGAGCGCGTCTGGGAACTGGCTGACGCGATGCACGAACAGCGCAAGGAGGAGGGCTCGCTCGTCCTCAACCCCGCCCGGGACCGCGCCCACACCATCATCGAGGAGTGCATGCTGAAGGCGAACAAAGCCGTCACGCACGAACTCATGTGGGACCGCGGGGTCGAGGCGATGTACCGCGTCCACCCACAGCCGAGCCCCGACGAGTGGGACGAAGCGCTGGTCGAGATTCAGGAACTCGACGGGGTCTCCATCCCCGGCGACGCCTGGGACGACCCGCGGAAGGCCGTCAATGCCACGCTCGAACAGGCTCCCGGTCGCCAGCTCGACAAGATCCAGTGGGCCGTGATGAAGGTGATGCCCCGCGCGAAGTACATGAACGACCCCTTCGGCGGCCACCACGCCCTGAACTTCGAGATCTACGGCCACTTCACCTCGCCGATTCGCCGGCTCTCGGACCTCATCAACCACTGGATCGTCTACACCAACGACGTGCCCGAAGACCTGATCGCGCTGTGTGACCGCGCCAGCGACCGCCAGAAGGACGCCGAGCAGTGCGAGCGCGAGTACAAGAATTTCCTACAGGAGGTCGGGCTCGATCCGTCGGCAGTCAACAACCGCGGTATCGAGGTCGTCGAAAATCCTGATGACGAAAACGACACGGACGCTGATGCTGATGCCGCCAACGCAGCGGTCGAGGAGTAG
- a CDS encoding cobalamin-binding protein encodes MRVVTLLPSATEIVYALGVEPVGVSHECDHPPAAREKPSVNRSRVDPTASSGEINEQVAAAEESAGVYAIDHGTLAELDPDLIVTQGVCDVCAVDHVVVAEAVEELGLDADVLTLDVHSLDDLFDSIHRVGAAVERDERAAELVADLRDRVAAVETTAARAETVPRVAVLDWLDPVMAAGHWVPEMVEMAGGAYGMEEDGAHSRPREWTEVREYDPEVLVAAPCGFDVAQTRENLADLTRRPGFEDLTAVRDGRAYVVDGHHYVNRSGPRLVDTLEFLAALVHPDLFETPPRDAVVELGTVRA; translated from the coding sequence ATGCGAGTCGTCACGCTCCTGCCCTCAGCGACGGAAATCGTCTACGCGCTTGGCGTCGAGCCAGTCGGTGTTTCACACGAGTGCGACCATCCGCCAGCGGCCCGCGAGAAGCCGTCAGTCAATCGCTCGCGAGTCGACCCGACGGCATCGAGTGGCGAGATCAACGAGCAGGTCGCGGCTGCCGAAGAGAGTGCCGGCGTCTACGCCATCGACCATGGGACACTCGCAGAACTGGACCCTGACCTCATTGTCACCCAGGGCGTCTGTGACGTGTGTGCCGTCGACCACGTGGTGGTCGCCGAAGCCGTCGAGGAACTGGGGCTGGACGCCGACGTCCTGACACTCGATGTCCACAGTCTCGACGACCTGTTCGACTCCATCCACCGGGTCGGCGCGGCGGTCGAGCGCGACGAGCGCGCCGCCGAACTCGTTGCGGACCTCCGGGACCGCGTCGCAGCCGTGGAGACAACAGCGGCACGAGCAGAGACGGTCCCCCGCGTGGCGGTGCTCGACTGGCTCGACCCGGTGATGGCTGCCGGGCACTGGGTCCCGGAAATGGTCGAGATGGCTGGCGGTGCCTACGGGATGGAGGAGGACGGTGCGCACTCCCGACCGCGCGAGTGGACGGAAGTCCGCGAGTACGATCCCGAGGTGCTGGTGGCCGCACCCTGTGGCTTCGACGTGGCACAGACCCGCGAGAACCTCGCCGACCTGACCAGACGGCCCGGCTTCGAGGATCTGACTGCAGTTCGGGACGGCCGGGCCTACGTGGTGGATGGCCACCACTACGTCAACCGGTCAGGGCCGCGGCTGGTCGATACGCTCGAGTTCCTGGCGGCGCTCGTCCATCCGGACTTGTTCGAGACGCCACCGCGGGACGCCGTCGTCGAACTCGGGACGGTCCGGGCCTAA
- a CDS encoding DUF6432 family protein translates to MRAKPEYRDRDDTEVAVLDALADRRDEGMTVFELRSRTEENIDRIEDALASLKADGLIEVEDNGERTVILPGEGVVGESLPDEDESIFDQIRKLLPL, encoded by the coding sequence ATGAGAGCGAAGCCGGAGTATCGCGACCGGGACGACACTGAGGTTGCGGTGCTCGATGCGCTCGCTGACCGCCGCGATGAGGGGATGACTGTCTTCGAGCTACGGTCGCGGACGGAAGAGAATATCGACCGCATTGAGGATGCACTTGCGTCTCTCAAGGCGGACGGCCTCATTGAGGTCGAGGACAACGGGGAACGGACTGTGATTTTGCCAGGAGAGGGCGTGGTGGGTGAGTCACTGCCGGACGAGGACGAATCGATTTTCGACCAGATTCGCAAGCTGCTCCCGCTGTAA
- the sepF gene encoding cell division protein SepF codes for MGLMSKILGESGSSRNTEDYVELNANEFEMTGTELERQVRIARISDKQDVIDIKDAVYDGDVVVADITRHSTQDRTMEHISDELKQVANEVGGDIVQKDDDQLIITPAGVGISRERLGR; via the coding sequence ATGGGACTGATGAGCAAGATCCTCGGAGAGTCTGGATCCTCTCGGAACACCGAGGATTACGTCGAACTGAACGCGAACGAATTCGAGATGACCGGGACGGAACTCGAACGGCAGGTCCGGATCGCCCGCATCAGCGACAAGCAGGACGTCATCGACATCAAAGACGCCGTCTACGACGGCGACGTGGTCGTCGCGGACATCACGCGCCACTCCACGCAGGACCGCACGATGGAACACATCAGCGACGAACTCAAGCAGGTCGCCAACGAGGTCGGCGGCGACATCGTCCAGAAGGATGACGACCAGCTCATCATCACGCCGGCTGGCGTCGGCATCTCTCGGGAACGACTCGGCCGATAG
- a CDS encoding PKD domain-containing protein yields the protein MQRTATLVVSVLALSALLGGTAVATGNQPPLADAGLDQSAERATTVQLDANGSRDPDGTIKNIEWSIETPDGTTHTPDCPTCVQTTFSPADTGQYNVTVTVTDDDGVSRSDTLHVDVVAAGGPSVSVSAPAAVPIGLRRNLTANVTAGDADLRTLAWAVNGTAQNQTRLTGENATSTITHTFNDSGSVSVRAIAYDAAGRRGVANRTIQVARSSGNGGSGGVESCPGGSGSYYVDGENKGCTSAAMTIGDTIVDTDGRDGLWLYVDSELTKIIAEDNMNKYSEDGYGGTFSKETIDEQTEDAKREQEIQSGASADYESDNDRSGRRPSDGNTRPGSSVPNNLGGETDGNDDDDGYDWSYDDDDASSSGEDDDDSESRNDDDDSGDDDDGGSDDGDGGILGDLFGGDSDDSSNDDGESWFGGDDDDGGSNDDSTDDNGDGGWSFW from the coding sequence ATGCAGCGGACGGCGACACTCGTGGTGTCGGTCCTCGCCCTCTCGGCACTCCTCGGTGGGACAGCGGTGGCGACCGGGAACCAGCCACCGCTCGCTGATGCCGGGCTGGACCAGTCCGCTGAGCGAGCAACGACGGTCCAACTGGACGCTAACGGCTCGCGTGACCCCGACGGCACAATCAAAAATATCGAGTGGTCCATCGAAACGCCGGACGGCACCACACACACGCCCGACTGCCCAACCTGCGTCCAGACGACGTTTTCACCGGCCGACACCGGCCAATACAACGTCACTGTCACCGTCACTGATGACGACGGTGTGTCGCGTTCGGACACGCTTCATGTCGACGTGGTGGCCGCCGGTGGGCCGTCAGTCTCAGTTTCAGCCCCGGCCGCGGTACCCATTGGTCTCCGGCGGAATCTGACTGCCAACGTGACTGCCGGCGATGCTGACCTCCGAACGCTCGCCTGGGCCGTCAACGGCACCGCACAAAACCAGACGCGACTCACCGGTGAGAACGCCACCTCAACCATTACGCACACGTTCAACGACTCCGGCTCTGTCTCCGTCCGTGCGATCGCTTACGATGCCGCCGGACGGCGTGGCGTCGCTAATCGGACGATCCAAGTCGCCCGCTCGTCTGGCAACGGTGGCAGCGGCGGTGTCGAAAGTTGTCCGGGCGGCAGTGGGAGCTACTACGTCGATGGTGAAAACAAGGGCTGTACGAGTGCCGCCATGACCATCGGCGATACCATCGTCGATACTGACGGCCGGGATGGTCTGTGGTTGTACGTGGATAGCGAACTTACCAAGATCATCGCGGAGGACAATATGAACAAGTACTCTGAGGATGGTTACGGAGGCACGTTCAGTAAAGAGACTATTGACGAGCAAACGGAGGACGCAAAGAGAGAACAAGAGATTCAATCAGGGGCTAGCGCCGATTATGAAAGTGATAACGACCGAAGTGGAAGGAGACCCAGCGATGGGAACACCCGTCCGGGCTCTAGCGTGCCGAACAACTTAGGCGGAGAGACTGACGGCAACGACGACGATGATGGGTATGATTGGTCTTACGATGACGACGATGCCAGCAGTAGTGGTGAGGACGACGATGATAGCGAAAGCAGAAACGATGATGATGACAGCGGTGACGATGATGATGGTGGTAGTGACGACGGTGATGGAGGGATCCTTGGCGACCTGTTCGGTGGGGATAGCGATGACAGTAGTAACGATGACGGCGAAAGTTGGTTTGGTGGCGATGACGATGATGGCGGCAGCAATGATGACAGCACTGACGATAATGGCGATGGCGGTTGGAGTTTCTGGTAG
- a CDS encoding DUF5611 family protein: MREYKMRRGEHLEDRVPDMEAFVEEYFGEVTDTEEYEDTDLLVVDDPDNPVFDRVVAGRVEYGSKKDKIALHIDERPAEDVIAEGNVDAAEDAVAIKNDFLEEATDRDAKARRDSLKRSVEDDADAPDNV; this comes from the coding sequence ATGCGAGAGTACAAGATGCGACGGGGCGAGCATCTCGAAGACCGCGTCCCTGACATGGAAGCGTTCGTCGAGGAGTATTTCGGCGAAGTAACGGATACAGAAGAGTACGAAGATACCGACTTGCTGGTCGTCGACGACCCCGACAACCCCGTGTTTGACCGGGTTGTCGCGGGCCGCGTCGAGTACGGCTCAAAGAAAGACAAAATCGCGCTCCACATCGACGAGCGACCGGCTGAGGATGTCATCGCCGAAGGCAACGTCGATGCGGCCGAGGACGCTGTCGCCATCAAGAACGATTTCCTCGAGGAGGCAACCGACCGCGACGCAAAGGCACGACGTGACTCGCTGAAGCGCTCGGTTGAGGACGACGCCGACGCCCCGGACAACGTCTAA